The nucleotide window ACCAGGGGGTAGGTGCCCTGGTAGAGGGCATTGGCCTTGAGGGCCGGCATGCAGAAGTCGGTGGCGAACTCCTCGCGCGCATCGACCACCCAGGCCTCCACCGCCCCGCAGTCCAGGGCGCGCCGGCGGATGACGTCGAGGTCCTCACCGCCCTGGCCCACGTCCACGGCGACGGCGATGACCTCCTTGCCGGTCTGCTCGCCGATCCATCCGATGGCCACGGAGGTGTCCAGGCCCCCGGAGTAGGCCAGGACCACCCGGTCCTTGTTGTCGCTGGTCTGCTCAGTGCTTGTCATCATGACTGGTCTCCTCCTGCTCGCCCGCGGGCGGCCGGGATCGTCTCGGTGGGAGGTGCTGTGGGGTGGGGCGCCGGTGGGCCCGGCGACGAGGGAAGGACCGTGGCTGCCCGGGGTGTGCAGGGGCGAGGGCCCGTGGGGCCCGGCCTCCTGGGCGGGGCTGCCCGGGTCCTTCCGGGATCGGGTCCGCTCGGACCCGGGTCAGGATCTGGGACGGCTGTCGGCCAGGCCCAGCAGGTGGCCGGAGACCTCTGCGGAGATCTCGGAGCTGCGGGTGATGACCAGGACGGTGTCGTCCCCGGCGATGCAGCCCAGCACCCCGGGCATCATGGCGTCGTCGACGGCGGCGGCCAGGAGCTCGGCGGCACCGGGCAGGGTTCGCAGGACCACCTGGCCCTCGGCCCACTCGACGGTGACGAGCAGGTCGGCGCACCAGCGCGCCAGTCGGGCGGTGGTGTGGTCGGCCAGGGAGTCGGTGCCCGGGGCCGGGGCCGGGCCGGCCAGCTGCCCCATGACGCTGCCCTCGGGGATGGCGTAGACCTGGCCATCGGCCGAGCGGATCTTGGTGGCGCGCAGCTCGACCAGGTCGCGCGAGAGCGTGGCCTGGGTGGTGCTCACGCCGCGGGCCGCCAGGGCGTCGCGCAGCTGGCCCTGGGATCGGATGCGCTCCTTGGCCAGGATGCGCACGATGAGGGCGTGGCGGGCGGCCTTGGTGCTGGGGCTCGAGGCGCCGGTGGTCTGGCGGTAGGGGCTGGTGCGGTCGAGGATCTCACTCATGGATTGCTCCTTTCTGCCAGGGCCTGGGCCAGTGCCCCTGTGAGCGAGGAGGCCTCCTGCGGGGTGAGGATGAGGGGCGGGGCCAGGCGGATCGTATCGGGTCCTGGGGCGTTGACGATGAAGCCGCGCTCCAGGAGGGCCGAGGCCACCTGGGGTGCGGGGGGCGCGCCCGCGGCCAGGCCCACGCCCAGCAGCAGTCCGCGGCCCCGGACCTGGGCGACCTGGGGCAGCTGGGCGAGCTCCTGGGCCCACTGCTCCCCCAGGCGGCGCGCATGGTCGAGCAGTCCGAGCTCGCCGATGGTCTCGATGACGGCCAGGGCGGCGGCGCTGGCCACCGGGTTGCCGCCGAAGGTGGTGCCGTGCTGCCCCGGCCCCAGGAGCTCGGCGGCCTGGCCGCGGGCCACAAGAGCGCCGATGGGGATGCCCCCGCCCAGGCCCTTGGCCAGGGTGACGACGTCGGGCACCACGCCGGGGGCCAGGAGGTGGTGGGCCATCCAGGCCCCGGTGCGGCCCATGCCGGTCTGCACCTCGTCGCAGATGAGCAGGGCCCCGGCGCTGCGGGTCAGCTCCCGGGCGGCGCGCAGGTAGTCCTCACCCAGCTCGCGCACCCCGGCCTCGCCCTGGATCGGCTCGATGACCAGGGCGGCGACGTCGGGGCCCATCGCCCGCTCCAGGGCCTGGGCGTCGCCGGCGGGCAGGAACTCCACCCCGCCGGGCAGGGGCTCGAAGGGCTCGCGGTAGGCGGCCTTGTGGGTCAGGGCCAGGGCGCCCATGGTCCGGCCGTGGAAGGCCCGCTCCAGGGCCAGGATGCGGGGGCGCCGGCTCCCGCCGTGGCGGCGGGCGATCTTGAAAGCCGCCTCGTTGGCCTCCGTGCCGGAGTTGGCCAGGAAGACCCGGACCCGGCTGCCGGCGCCGGCAGTGCCCTCCGCGCTGTCCACGCTGTCGGCGCTGCCTGCGCCGCCCGTGCTGCCTGCCGGCCCGGCCTGGACGCCGTCCCCGTGCCCGGTCTGCTCCTCGGGGAAGACGATGGCTGCCAGGCGCTCCGCCAGGCGCACCTGGGCGGGGTTGGTGAAGAAGTTGGAGACATGGCCCAGGGTGGACAACTGGTCGGTGACGGCCTGGAGGATCGCGGGGTGGGCATGGCCCAGGCAGTTGACGGCGATGCCCGCCAGCAGATCGAGGTACTCCCGGCCATCGGCGTCCCACACGCGGGTGCCCCGGCCCCGCACCAGGGCCCGCTGGGGCGGGCCGAAGGTGTTCATCACGGCCTGGGCGTAGCGCTGGGACCACTGCTCACCGCTGGTGCGCTGGTCGGCCGCGTGCTCGCCGGCCGCGTGCTCGCCGGTGGTGCTCATAGGCTCCTCCCTCCGCTGAGCGGGGGCAGTGGTGCGTCCCCGGGGTGGATGACGGTGCCCACGCCCTCGTCGGTGACGATCTCCAGGAGCATGCAGTGGGCCTGGCGGCCGTCGACCACATGGGCCTGGCCCACTCCCCCGCGCACGGCCCGCAGGCAGGCCTCCATCTTGGGGATCATGCCGGTCTCCAGGCTGGGCAGGAGCTCCTCCAGGGCCGCGGCGCTGATGAAGGGCACCAGCGAGCTGCGGTCGGGCCAGGCCGCGTAGAGCCCCTCGACGTCGGTGAGCATGAGCAGGGTGCGGGCCTTCAGGGCCACGGCGATAGCGGCCGCGGCGGTGTCGGCGTTGATGTTGAGCACCGTGGAGGAGTCGGTGGACAGGGGCGCCACGGAGGAGATGACGGGGATGCGCCCCTGGTCGAGCAGGTCGATGATGGGCTGGGGGTTGACCTCGACGACGTCGCCCACGAGCCCCACATCCACGCTCTGGCCGTTGACGGTGGCCGGCCTCTGGCGGGCCTGGAGCAGGCCGCCGTCCTCGCCGCTGATGCCCACGGCGGCCGAGCCGTCCTTGTTGAGCAGGGAGACCAGCTCGCGCTGGACCGAGCCGGTGAGGACCATGCGGACCACGTCCATGACCTCGGGGGTGGTCACGCGCAGGCCCCCGCGGAACTCCGAGTCGATGCCCAGGCGGGTGAGCATGGCGTTGATCTGGGGGCCGCCGCCGTGGACGACGACGGGCCTGACCCCGACCTGGTGGAGGAAGAGGACGTCCTGGGCGAAGGCCCGCTTGAGCTCCTCGTCGACCATGGCGTTGCCGCCGTACTTGATGACCATGGTGGCGCCCTTGTAGGTGCGCAGCCAGGGCACGGCCTCCAGCAGCACCGAGGCCTTCTGCTGGTCGGTCAGTGAGGTGGGCCGGCGGGTGGTGGGCCGGGGGGTGTGGGAGGTGCTCATGTGGTGTAGTCCGCGTTGATGGTGACGTAGCCGTGGGTCAGGTCGTTGGTCCATACGGTGGCCTGGGCCGGGCCCGCGCCCAGATCGATGTCGATGCGGGTCTCGCGCGGGCTCATGTCCACCAGGCTGCGGTCCTCGCCCAGGGCGCCGTGGCGGAAGATGGTCACGCCGTTGATGGTCACATCCACCTCCTGGGGGTCGAAGGGGCAGGCCTCCTCGGGGACGGTGCCCAGCTGTGACAGGACCCTGCCCCAGTTGGGGTCGCCGCCGGCCACGGCGCACTTGAGGAGGTTGGAGGAGCTGACGGTGCGGGCGGCGGCCTCGGCGGCCTTCTCGCTGACGGCGCCGGTGACGGTGATGGCGATGTCGTGGGTGGCGCCCTCGGCGTCGGCCACGAGCCTGCGGCCCAGGCGGCCCAGGATCTGCTCGACGGCAGCCTCGAGCTCCTCGGGGGCGGGTGCGGCGCCCGAGGCGCCGGAGGCCAGGAGCAGGACGGTGTCGTTGGTGGACATGCACCCGTCGGAGTTGATGCGGTTGACGGTACGGGCGGTGGCGGCGCTTAGGGCCCGCTGGGCCTGCTGGGGGCCGACGACGGCGTCGGTGGTGATGACGGCCAGCATGGTGGCCATGCCGGGGGCGAGCATGCCCACGCCCTTGATCATGCCCCCGATGGTCCAGCGCCCCTGGGGCCCCTCGACCTCCAGGGCATCCTCCTTGGGGACGGTGTCGGTGGTCATGATGGCCACGGCGGCCTCATGCCCGCGCTCCAGGCCTGTACCCAGGGCCTGGGCGGCGCTCCTGGCACCTGCCAGGAGGCGGGGCATGTCCAGGGGGGCGCCGATGACGCCGGTGGAGCACACGAGCACCTGGTCGGCCCGGCATCCCAGCAGGTCGGCCACCTCGGTGGCGGTGGCGGCGGTGTCGTGCTCGCCGCGCGCCCCGGTGCAGGCGTTGGCCGAGCCGGAGTTGAGGACGACGGCGCGCGGGCCGGTCGCGGCCTCGTTCTGCGGGGGCGCCGGGGGCACGACGGCGCCCTCACCCGCGTCCGGGGCGGGGCCCCCGCCCGTGGCCTGCTCGATGATGCGGCGCGACCAGACCACGGGAGCGGCCACCACCCGGTTGGTGGTGAAGACTCCCGCGGCGGTGTGCAGCGGGCCGTCGTTGACCACCAGGGCCAGGTCGGGCCTTCCGGATTCCTTGAGACCGGCACTGACCCCGGCGGCGCGGAAGCCCTGGGCGGCGGTGACACTCATGGCGCGACTCCCTGTGCGATGACGCCCGTGGCCTCGGGCAGGCCCAGGGCGAGGTTGAGGCTCTGGAGGGCCGCCGAGGCGGTGCCCTTGCCCAGGTTGTCGATGGCGCACAGGGCGGTGATCGTGCGCGCCACCGGGTCGTAGGCCACCTGGACGGCGGCCAGGCCGCTGCCCGCCACGGCGGCGGTGGTGGGCCAGACTCCCTCGGGCAGCAGGTCGATGAGGGGCTCGCCCTGGCCGGGCGCGCCGTAGGCGGCGCCCCAGGCGCGGCGCAGGGCGGCGGTGGGGTCCTCGGCCCGGGTGATGGCGCTGGTGGCCCCGGCGGTGACGGTGGCCAGGATGCCGCGGCTCATGGGCACCAGGACGGGGGTGAAGGAAATCCGTGCGGCCCCGGGCCCGCCCCCGGCGACGGTGAGGTTCTGGGTGATCTCGGGGATGTGGCGGTGGGTGCCGCCCACGGCGTAGGGCTGGGCCGAGCCCAGGGCCTCGGCGGCGCTCAGGTGCGGCTTGAGGGCCTTGCCGGCCCCGGAGTAGCCCACGGCCAGGACCGCGGTGATCGGGGGCGCCTGGTCGCCGGTGTCCACCAGGCCTGCGGCGATGCCAGGCTGGAGGGCCAGCGTCACGGCGGTGACATTGCAGCCGGGCACGGCGATGCGCCGGGTGGCGGCCAGCTCGGCGCGCTGGCGGGCCGCGGTGGTCTCCCCGGCGTGGAGGAGCTCGGGCATGCCGTAGGCCCAGGCACCGGCGTAGGGGCTGTCCTGGCCGTAGAAGGCGGCCCAGGCGGCGGGGTCGGTCAGCCGGTGGTCGGCGCCGCAGTCGATGAGCAGCGGGTCGACGCCCTGGGCGGCGGCCTCCTTCTCGATGGCCGCCGTCACGGCTCCCGAGGCCCCGTGGGGCAGGGCCAGGACGACGGCGTCGTGCCCGGCCAGGGCGGCGGCGTCGGTGGCCTCCACGCGGCGCTGGGCCAGGTGGGCCAGGTGGTGGTGGTGCTGCCCCAGGAGGGTGCCGGCCGAGGAGGCGGCGCTGAGCACGCCGATCTCGATATCCGGGTGGGTGCTCAGCAGGCGCAGGGCCTCGCCACCGGCGTACCCGGTGGCGCCGGCGACGGCCACGGAGAAAGTCATGCAGAAACCATACGACCGATGCATACAAATGCAAAACGGGCGGGGCCGCAGGGCCCCGCCCCATGCCCCGCACCCTGCCAGCAGCCGGATCGCGCCGCATGATCCCCTGCGCTGCGTCCGCACTGCGTCCGCGCTGTGCCGGCGCGAGGCCGGCACGTCGGCACAGTGCCGGCCCTTTGCCGGCCCTATGCCGGCACGGGGCGCGTCAGGCCGTGGTGTCGTGCAGGGAGGTGATGATGGCGTCG belongs to Actinomyces capricornis and includes:
- the argJ gene encoding bifunctional glutamate N-acetyltransferase/amino-acid acetyltransferase ArgJ; translation: MSVTAAQGFRAAGVSAGLKESGRPDLALVVNDGPLHTAAGVFTTNRVVAAPVVWSRRIIEQATGGGPAPDAGEGAVVPPAPPQNEAATGPRAVVLNSGSANACTGARGEHDTAATATEVADLLGCRADQVLVCSTGVIGAPLDMPRLLAGARSAAQALGTGLERGHEAAVAIMTTDTVPKEDALEVEGPQGRWTIGGMIKGVGMLAPGMATMLAVITTDAVVGPQQAQRALSAATARTVNRINSDGCMSTNDTVLLLASGASGAAPAPEELEAAVEQILGRLGRRLVADAEGATHDIAITVTGAVSEKAAEAAARTVSSSNLLKCAVAGGDPNWGRVLSQLGTVPEEACPFDPQEVDVTINGVTIFRHGALGEDRSLVDMSPRETRIDIDLGAGPAQATVWTNDLTHGYVTINADYTT
- the argC gene encoding N-acetyl-gamma-glutamyl-phosphate reductase; translated protein: MTFSVAVAGATGYAGGEALRLLSTHPDIEIGVLSAASSAGTLLGQHHHHLAHLAQRRVEATDAAALAGHDAVVLALPHGASGAVTAAIEKEAAAQGVDPLLIDCGADHRLTDPAAWAAFYGQDSPYAGAWAYGMPELLHAGETTAARQRAELAATRRIAVPGCNVTAVTLALQPGIAAGLVDTGDQAPPITAVLAVGYSGAGKALKPHLSAAEALGSAQPYAVGGTHRHIPEITQNLTVAGGGPGAARISFTPVLVPMSRGILATVTAGATSAITRAEDPTAALRRAWGAAYGAPGQGEPLIDLLPEGVWPTTAAVAGSGLAAVQVAYDPVARTITALCAIDNLGKGTASAALQSLNLALGLPEATGVIAQGVAP
- the argB gene encoding acetylglutamate kinase — encoded protein: MSTSHTPRPTTRRPTSLTDQQKASVLLEAVPWLRTYKGATMVIKYGGNAMVDEELKRAFAQDVLFLHQVGVRPVVVHGGGPQINAMLTRLGIDSEFRGGLRVTTPEVMDVVRMVLTGSVQRELVSLLNKDGSAAVGISGEDGGLLQARQRPATVNGQSVDVGLVGDVVEVNPQPIIDLLDQGRIPVISSVAPLSTDSSTVLNINADTAAAAIAVALKARTLLMLTDVEGLYAAWPDRSSLVPFISAAALEELLPSLETGMIPKMEACLRAVRGGVGQAHVVDGRQAHCMLLEIVTDEGVGTVIHPGDAPLPPLSGGRSL
- a CDS encoding arginine repressor — translated: MSEILDRTSPYRQTTGASSPSTKAARHALIVRILAKERIRSQGQLRDALAARGVSTTQATLSRDLVELRATKIRSADGQVYAIPEGSVMGQLAGPAPAPGTDSLADHTTARLARWCADLLVTVEWAEGQVVLRTLPGAAELLAAAVDDAMMPGVLGCIAGDDTVLVITRSSEISAEVSGHLLGLADSRPRS
- a CDS encoding acetylornithine transaminase, giving the protein MSTTGEHAAGEHAADQRTSGEQWSQRYAQAVMNTFGPPQRALVRGRGTRVWDADGREYLDLLAGIAVNCLGHAHPAILQAVTDQLSTLGHVSNFFTNPAQVRLAERLAAIVFPEEQTGHGDGVQAGPAGSTGGAGSADSVDSAEGTAGAGSRVRVFLANSGTEANEAAFKIARRHGGSRRPRILALERAFHGRTMGALALTHKAAYREPFEPLPGGVEFLPAGDAQALERAMGPDVAALVIEPIQGEAGVRELGEDYLRAARELTRSAGALLICDEVQTGMGRTGAWMAHHLLAPGVVPDVVTLAKGLGGGIPIGALVARGQAAELLGPGQHGTTFGGNPVASAAALAVIETIGELGLLDHARRLGEQWAQELAQLPQVAQVRGRGLLLGVGLAAGAPPAPQVASALLERGFIVNAPGPDTIRLAPPLILTPQEASSLTGALAQALAERSNP